The Zingiber officinale cultivar Zhangliang unplaced genomic scaffold, Zo_v1.1 ctg63, whole genome shotgun sequence sequence ggcgacttgggagacagaagtcagcatgagacagaagtacccagaattgttctaagttcgaggacgaactttttataaggtatgggggattgtaacgcccgaaaattctcaaacttgcattagaattattctatgatttttctggaatttttagatatttttccggaattttccgagtagcggaagtggcaaaaaaataaatataagcgtaaaacggcctaggcggggattgaacccgagacctatggtttagtggacaaggctagtaaccagtggacccagcagggctgtgctgaaaggaaaggggaacaatcctagttaagtgggatttgggcggaacttatcactaagtataaatagaaaacttaagttggggtttggtttattttgaagttttggttcggcacctcctcacctcacgccacttttccctctccaaaccctcaccgccgaacaccccttctcctctccctctctcggcgcccaagccccaaggctctcggatcactttccggcgacgactccaacacgaaaaaggttcatctccgcgagaggaacgcgaagacgtgaacggatcgtcgagaggatcggaaaacctagcggatagaatcgtaagaaaaccttacgattgaggtaagaaacccctcacctgcagtataatagctccgtttgagttttatgctttagtaggatgtatgcagattgttttatcgatatctagggtgtatttaactctcttttcagattagggtcttagttgaacacctttagatgggccgggcatgtcttccctcttcagataggaggttagacgttgtcgggtgcctagaggtggtctccctaatagagaggcgagttagggcacgctaggtgttcggtaaaatagctagtttagtaaaaatgcaccctaggcatcttcaacagctcagttagatacattagaagtatctattcagtatactCAGTTATTATAGCcgatatggattagatatccaatgggtgggctcccatagtcgcctctaggtccagataacctagtttcagcaaaacagtattagctacttcagtattttactttcagttggcaccgtactggattagatatccattgggctgggctcccatagtcggtccctaggtttagataacctagttatccctaccaaattcgggacttgcaaacccgggtctagtagggatgcgcgcacagcaagtacggttgccgggcccaacagcatgtttattattttcacttattatgtattagttttcaaaactcaaaaacagttatgctagttgagtttgattgcagcttcagtttagaTAGCTTAGCTCAGCATGTTGTTTCAGTTCAGTTTCTATGCTAGTTTTAAGTTCACTTTATATGCTCAGTATTAGATATACCAtgcttgtatgataccatgccatgccatgcttgcatcttcagtatgtttttcaaaagcatgatttaaaagcatatttgcatcgtatgcatgatttagtgaggtagatggtttcttactaagctcttagcttacagatactattttccttatactgcagatacaggtaaaaggaaaatggactagcagtggaggctggaggacaatgcgaagatggtgtgtgtgtagaactggaatcaaaggtccttaggggacttagcaggatgaacattagactttttagcatgtttaccttagcactttacagtttatggtttagtactttcatctttatgcacctttagttttggaacatactaaactatgaaagaacgagttagattgttagtagtCATTTCTGGGAATGCTTGTTGATGCATGTTAGAAGTAGCTTCAATTGATTTAGAACtgctgtgtgaggttttggcacgccaaagtgctgaaatcagaacttccgggtgaaatcagactctgatcggtctccagaccgatcagggtctgagctgtgccactggattggtcagccgaccgatccagtgagatacaggatcggtcagctgaccgatccagacatacctggatcggtcagccgaccgatccagacatacctggatcggtctgccgaccgatccatcacgggacagtagcgaacccaggattctgcaggttcctggatcggtctaccgaccgatccagcctctactggatcagtccccagaccgatccagccagtgttcgcgtgggggtcgagggatcgttccacggaccgatccaaagctccaattTCGCCTCCTCAGCCTAGCTATAAACATCTAGAAGGTAGTGggacatgaaatctcactctcacagagttaacagaggcaaccacaatagtttagtaaaagaaaaattttattcagCCCAGTTTCCGCATTAGTAATTTAGCTACAGTAGCACAgtaaactgtagcgattcgccttatagcctagtagttagaaggcgggtcgttacaccgactgtaacgtctcagcaaggaccgctacatctctatgagaacttgggtgtagtgttaaataggcaagagttctcacaccataagttagataagaacaaatatgataagaaaactaataatctaagatttggaacatggaacataggaattctcactggtaaatcaatggaggtagtagatatgatgattaggagaaaaattagtattttgtgtgtacaagagacaaaatggacaggtgagaaggcaaagatgatagagaactcgggttttaagttatggtatactggaaagagtaaagcaagaaatggagtgggtattattgtagatagtttgttaaaagataaagttgtagaagtagttagaaaaggagatagaattatatcccttaaaataatagtggcaaaataaactatgaacataattagcatatatgcactacaagtaggattagatgaagctaccaaattaagatTTTAGGAGGACttagataaaatattataaaatattccatcaaatgaaatgattttaataggaggtgatctaaatggacatgtcggagtgaaaaatgaggaatatgagagaatacatgggagttatggattTGGAACGAAGAATAAGGAAGGGAATAATGTGAAACCAGATTGTGTTGCCACTCTGTTCACTTCAATAGTTTACCTTTATTTTCATAGGAGGTGATCTTTATTTTCATAATCTGTTCAACCAGATTGTGTTGCCACTCTGTTCACTTCAATAGTTGACTTGCGAACTCCAGACAACATTATCTCTATAGCAAATTAAAACACTTCATTGTGTTTACTTGAAGTGTGTGAGAGGCTACTTTGCCTCCTCACACTGTGTGAAAGGTTGTTTTACCCACCAACTTCCTGAGATCAACAGAAGAATAATGTGAAATTTACTTTGAAACTGTCTTTTAGCCTGAGAATGCTAAAGTATCTTAGGAATCTTGTCAAGGAGGTTCCATGGCATGCTTGTGATATGAAGTTGTTGCATGACGTCGTAAGCTATGTTGACAGATTACCATCCTTGTTTAAATTGAAGTTTGATTTTCTTGATGCAATATGGACTTTGAAGAGAGCACTCATGGGTGAcatccttctttttttttaaaaaaaaatattagcttAACTTTATGTATGCATTGGCATGATATGGgatgacatttttttttaaaaaaacccaACTTTATCATTATGTGAGATTTGAGTTTTTTAAACCAACTTTTTAAATCTGAGATTTCAAATCACCAtagttatttaattatttaattgtcAGTATCTAAGGCTCTTTTATCATTATGTGATTGTAAATTttctttgaattatattttcttatgaaTATGAttaactttatctatttaactTTTTGTTAATGACCCTTGTTCTCAGTTGTAGTTATAACTCATTTATTCATTGagtatatcaatttttttataaaaaactaCAATTCTTTTGATATTCTTGCAGATTCCCATCAACACCAAGTACTCGTCTGCCATCTACTAGACCCTGGATGCAAAATATCCTACAAGGAATATTAGAAGCTATGCTACACTGCACTTCTTTCAAGTAAATTGTAATGTTCCAACCCCGAAAATCAGATACATCTAATGGATCTCGTCGTAACCCAAAAAATCTATTTCCATCATCTGTTGATTTATTCTTATAGACTAGTCTAGTCTTTGATTTTTTACTTTGTTTTCTCTTGCATCGTATGATTATATACGAATATCTACTTTGTAACTGAATTCTATCATTTTTGTATGAATTTAGCTTAGCTGATTAACTATTATTATGTCAAATTTGAATATAGACATATCAATTATCTTCgattttttttaatcatgttGACAGTAGTACCATCATTTTAGGAATTAtgtaaatagaaaataatagTAGTTTAGGTTGATCATAATTTTGTTTCTATAGCAAGGTCAAATAAAAAGaatgattttgtaaatataaaaagaatgattttgtaaataggaaattaaatatgattttttttatttaaaaaaaataacgctTTCAAAATATTATAAAAGTATTGTCTTTATCAAAAATAACAATATTTTTAAAGTGTTACAAAAATATTATCTTTACAAAAAAACGACAATACTTTTAAAGTATTATCTTTGAGTGAACTTTTAATAACAGTATTTTGAAACAAACAAATTTACTGGAGTTTCATTTAGAAACCCAATGGAAGACCAAAGCTAACAATCTCCATGAGGACCAGCATGGCTCGAGCAAACTAGTCCTAAATGCGAAACATGAAAAGAAATCGTTTGGGATGGAGTTTTAGGGTACTTCTAGACTCAAACTGATGTCGAGCAGTTCAAAATGTAGATGCAGAAACTCGAAAATGACATGAAGGAAATAAGGCATGAGAATGTTTATAAAGGAAGATAACTGATGCAGATGTTAGGAAGACTCACTGAACAACTTGATGATATAAAATCCCATGATACCAAAGTAGACACAAATTTTGAGTGTCATCGAGAAGATGATTATTGCGCACTAATCTATCTTCAAGAGGTATGTTAAAAAACTATCGCTACCATTAATGCAACTTCATAAGAAAaatgttcttttagattttgacatTGTATTCTTATTTGGGAaaatttgcatgcagtccctAATCAGAAACAaaattttgcatgcagtccccattgataaaaatttttattttcactccccAGTCAAATATAGTGGATACTAATTTACCTAACTACCCctgatatttttaggtataaaaagtaaaaaataagtaTATTTATTCTTAAATTTGGTACATCAAACtagattttaatatattttctaaaaaaatgagcatgagtttttttccacctcaattggatgtaaaatatactagatttttttttaaaatgatgctcaatttgataaaaaatatactagatcttatttaaatgatactgaatttaggaaaaattatagtaagtaggaaaaaagtcgtactcaatttgatagaaaatatactagattctagtttaaagtgctgaatttaataggaattatactcatttttagactctttgtacttaaaaaatatgaggggcaattttgatatactcgattctaatttaaagtgttaaatttaagagtaattatactcatttttatattttttatacctaaaaaatctgaggggcaattagaaagtcgtgctcaatttgatTGAAAATATACTCGACTCTaatttaaagtgctgaatttaatcggAATTATatcaatttttaaactttttgaatctaaaaaatatgagggcaaattttaatagaaaatatactcgattctaatttaaaatgctgaatttaagagaaaatatacttatttttagactttttgtacctaaaaaaatcTGAGGAATAATTAGGTAATGATATTTGCATGaaggagttgaagcaaataagtGGAACCAAAGTGTTGTGAACATGAGGATTAACATTGTGATTAAGAATTTTTCTTTCATCTAAATTATTTCATAGAGCaataatgaaaaataagaaaataataaaaaaaaatccataacaaaaaaattcataaaaaaatccATTTAACCACGAAAAAAATTCATTATAAATCTATAATAAAATTAGTAAATAATCAAAAATCAATAACAAAATTAGATaaattcatcacaaaattaataataaaattgttAAGTTCACGAATTTTCGTTGCTAAATGTATCCGTTGCAATGTTGCCACGAATTCCGCGACGACCGCGAATAATCCTATGTTTAGGGTTGCCGTGTGCGAAGGTAGGCTGGGTGGCAAGGGTTTTGTTGCCGTGTCCGAAGGAAGGCCGGTGCGAAGGGTCTCTCTCCGGTGGTTGAAGATCCGGCGGCTCGGGTGCGAAGGAAGGTTGGGTGCCAAGGgtatttctctttctctctctctccggTGGTTGTAGATCCGGCGGGGTGCGAAGGAAGGTTGGGTGGGAAGGgtatttctctttctctctccggTGATTGTAGATCCGACGGCTGGGCCGCCGGATCTATGACCTAGAGGCCAGATCTCTCGCTCCGGTGTCTGCTAGAGGGCAGATCCGGCGCGCAGCCTGGTCCAGCCGGGCAGATCCGGCGGCCCAGCCGCCGGATCTGTAGCCTGCACAGCTCCGGCGTGCTAGAGGGCAGATCCGGCGGTCTACCTTTCGCAGCTTGGTCCAGCCGAGCAGATCCAGCGGCCCAGCCGCCGGATGTGTGGCCTGCGCAGCCCTATGTGGTCGTGCAGATCCGGCGGGCCACTGGATCTGCCGTGTGCAGCCTGGTGCAGCCGGGGAGATCTGGCGGCCTGGTCTTCGTAGCCCTATGGGGTGCGGTCCTTGCCCGTTCCTTTGTGCGATGGGCCGTTACCCTGCACGTTCTGGTGTGCAATGGGCCGCACGTGGCCCTGCACGGCCTGGCCCTGCTATTTTGTTGCGAGtatgctgatttttttttttttgttttgattttgacAGTTCATTGTTTTTACAGGTTCCTTATGTAGAGGATCCAAATACTCCGGAAGAAACGTTTTTGTAAGTTTTTCAGGTTTTCTTCTATCTATTTATAAATGACTTTCCTTCTTTTCAAGGCAACGACTGGACTCCTCATGCTGATTTGGTGCAGTAGATTTTGATAAAAGTAGGGCTGCAGTCATTAATTAGTGATTAACTTATATAATTGtcataattaactaattaattaattagttgagAAAATTTGGTGTGTACTTACATTGGGGAAAGATAAACCAAGAAAGAGGTGATGTTGCCCGTAATAATAGGGAGCATTTAAAAGAAATCcatgataaaagaaataaagaaaatattgaaaaccAAGATTAAGTGGATGATTcgtatttaattaattacctaGTATTCCAAATAGAATGAGTAAAATACGTCCTATATCAGGGTCCATCTTGATGCTTGCGAGCTATCGAATTAGAAGAGCAATTAAGGGGGAAAATAATGCAAAAAGATTGTCTAAAAGGAAGTAGAAAAGCAAAACTtatgaatttgtgttttcttgtgTTTCCATCAATGGTCTTTTCCATTGAGTATAGAGGCATTTTGTTATGAGTTATTTGTTAAATTTAAGAATTTTGTTAACTCTTTAACAAACTAAAGTAAAAGAGTGATTTAATTAGGATGCGTTTGGTTTgctagattaattaatttattaaactgTTAATTACAACAGATTATAAGCCTCAAAGGATTACTTGTATATATATGGCAGTTGGAAAAAAGTTGACTGTGAATTTAGAAAGTGAGTGGATATAATGGATTAAGAAAGTAATTAGAAatatgaaaaagaaaatgttCATATAAAGATCTTAAATTGTTTTGTGAAAATTCTTTATGAATTTACTTTGGCTCAAAATTTAGATGACATAATATAAGGGGTTGGTTATCAATAGTATTAACTCTCCCAGAAACATGGGAATTTGTaactaatcaaattttaattaacgaTTGAATGAAGTTATTAGATAATGATGGGTTGTTATTAGATAATGCTCGAACATgggaattttgttttatttttaattttctactaTATTATTAGTGACTGAGTTTTAAAATTGGTCCCTAATATGATGATGTTATTCACACTAAattgtattgataaaatattatgaAGCAATCATAATGCTTTCAATGAACCAAAATATCATGATTTTCATAGACATATAACCCCAATATTTGGTTAAGTTTCTAGACAAACTATCAAGGAATAGATATCATCTACATCCTAAAcaactcatgatctttaaaaagttttaatacGCTTGGAAATGGATAATCCTAGAttggttcatcatcatcttcagtAAGCTGTATGTGTCCCAACTATTTTGGATTGGCTATATATTTTGCATGCCTTCATTAAACTCTGTGCGCTGAGAATGTATAAATAATACCTTAAgaatgaaaataacaacaatttgATACTTTTTCATATTAAAGCATCACAAACCATTAGTATTTATCAAAATTGTGTTACAGTCAAAACAACAAATATTTTTCCTTGCACTATGTAAGCAAATCGAAAGGAGCATCTCTTGgattctttagttaataattataTCTTACTCTAAATAAAATTGTATAGTAATACTTCTATCCTAAATATTCTCCTTCCTGGCCCTTATGGCATGGTTCCAACAATGACAATGTGACAATCTCTTAGGCAACTGCTAAGCAAAAAACAACAATAAAAGAATGATAAAGCAGGGGAGTCAACAAGGGtgagataaaaaaaatgataaagtgCAACTTTAACATGAAAAAAATTTAGACGGATGCATGCAAAATCTATACCCACTAGACTGAACATCTATTTAAATGTTAAAATCAAATAGCAATTTGGTTGCaacatattgaaataaataatttGCATAAACTATTGATAATAAATGTTGgaaaaaatcaataaatattagaaataataATTAATTCAGCATGAAGAGCATTTGAATTGGTTTAATCTTTAATGTTTATTGTTTAGgtgaattaaaaatttaaa is a genomic window containing:
- the LOC122037567 gene encoding uncharacterized protein LOC122037567 isoform X1; translation: MFRVAVCEGRLGGKGFVAVSEGRPVRRVSLRWLKIRRLGCEGRLGAKGSLCRGSKYSGRNVFDSDKIIFERLQKEFDAACCSNWRCILSRVRKEIANLVTPARQSSFCLVYCLNIFTMPRQT